Proteins from a genomic interval of Acetobacterium woodii DSM 1030:
- a CDS encoding LytR/AlgR family response regulator transcription factor — MQIAICDDENEIRNMIARYVKIFLPNCFVTLYASGEALLADTQAFDLIFLDIHLDGINGMDIARQLRKNGSQAMIIFITALEEYIFQAFDVGAFHYLVKPIDKVKFFEVLKCAVAKWNEKSKIEQLMPEEKSITVKIGATTNKIYRKEIIYIESDNRKVILHKVDSTLEFYAKLADLAQSLGDDFARIHRSFLVNMKYILKYNATSVTLENGENIMMAKQKYGEFVKQYLKYSKRKIM, encoded by the coding sequence ATGCAAATTGCTATTTGCGATGATGAAAATGAAATAAGAAACATGATAGCGCGGTATGTAAAAATATTTTTGCCCAATTGTTTCGTTACGTTATATGCATCAGGGGAAGCATTGCTGGCGGATACACAGGCATTTGATTTAATTTTTCTTGATATCCACCTAGATGGGATAAATGGGATGGATATTGCCAGACAGCTTCGAAAAAACGGCTCTCAAGCAATGATTATTTTTATTACAGCGTTGGAAGAATATATTTTTCAAGCATTTGATGTTGGCGCCTTTCATTATTTAGTTAAGCCGATTGATAAGGTTAAATTTTTTGAGGTATTAAAATGTGCCGTTGCAAAATGGAATGAAAAAAGCAAAATAGAACAGTTGATGCCAGAAGAAAAAAGTATAACTGTCAAAATCGGAGCGACAACAAATAAGATTTATAGAAAAGAAATTATTTACATCGAGTCGGATAATCGTAAAGTGATTTTACATAAAGTCGATAGCACTTTAGAATTTTATGCGAAACTTGCTGATTTAGCGCAAAGTTTGGGCGATGATTTCGCACGAATACATCGGTCGTTTTTAGTTAACATGAAATATATCCTAAAGTATAATGCAACTTCTGTCACGTTGGAAAATGGCGAAAATATTATGATGGCAAAACAAAAATACGGAGAATTTGTAAAACAATATTTGAAATATTCGAAAAGGAAGATCATGTAA
- a CDS encoding FlxA-like family protein: protein MMQIGSALGSGSTNFSGGAAGVSVGTDAQTKNIQKQIENAQKQLQELAENDQLSAEDKMKKRQEINQQISDLNQQLRQHQIDLRKEKLQSTASSTDDHQSSQAKINSSPQNVKGTGLSQAGMMAVISGDAVMKQAQVQERVVTNMNGRVGVLESEIKLNKSRGASTKSQEAELADTQKNIKKATSSQIEALADANDKKPEADKADETENNQTTKTTTDEDTEKEKNSMVAVNAGSEEIASTERATSKGSKSIDIRV from the coding sequence ATGATGCAGATAGGAAGTGCACTAGGGAGTGGTTCAACTAATTTTTCAGGAGGAGCGGCAGGAGTATCCGTGGGAACGGATGCGCAAACAAAAAATATTCAGAAACAGATTGAAAATGCGCAGAAACAATTACAGGAGCTTGCTGAAAATGACCAGTTAAGTGCGGAAGATAAGATGAAAAAGCGGCAGGAAATTAATCAGCAAATTAGTGATTTGAATCAGCAATTAAGACAACATCAGATTGATCTTCGAAAAGAGAAGCTACAATCAACGGCTTCATCAACGGATGACCATCAGAGTAGCCAAGCAAAAATAAATAGTTCTCCCCAAAACGTAAAGGGTACAGGATTATCTCAGGCGGGTATGATGGCGGTGATATCGGGAGATGCTGTGATGAAGCAGGCGCAGGTGCAAGAACGTGTTGTGACGAACATGAATGGGCGCGTAGGCGTTCTGGAAAGTGAAATCAAGCTGAATAAAAGTAGAGGGGCTTCGACAAAATCTCAAGAAGCAGAGCTGGCGGACACCCAAAAAAATATAAAAAAAGCAACGTCTTCTCAGATAGAAGCGCTTGCGGATGCCAATGATAAAAAGCCGGAAGCTGACAAGGCCGACGAAACAGAAAACAACCAGACTACAAAAACAACAACTGATGAAGATACCGAAAAGGAAAAAAATAGCATGGTAGCGGTTAATGCTGGCAGCGAAGAGATAGCTAGTACAGAGCGTGCTACTTCTAAAGGCTCTAAGTCAATAGATATCCGTGTTTAA
- a CDS encoding sensor histidine kinase, which yields MDAATIEGYYRIVSILYTIGIQAMTAFFLDKMTQAFLKQKSSQSGIVGIVYFVSVMLMYFIPYEIENTVVYFIGMVVSFVTMLCVFKGNTQIKLFVVVTFFAVRWLGLSMGSCIYIPISDVAQNMMENMGGSSFAELWQYNFILYVGLTLFDLVVNCIFVGIPVLIIIKTFVYKKARYRVKETIFLLVPAISGLLSYVIMRNYNNVYEQMLGIDIYSSAPYFYGFRFLSDFISIMTIVVVIVLFQNLEQKKEEEQKRYQLQRQIKDIQSHISEIEQLYQQIKGVKHDVKNHVTTVESLIEQKNYAEATKYLSSMNKAVEILDHHFKTGNPITDVIINGKYNEAIKKNIKFQSKFAFPSDTNIDAFDLSIILNNALENAIEASQKGANGFVTIESFRKKNTYLLMVENSYGGSIEMDETSGLPLTSKDDGNFHGMGLINLREVAKKYYGDIEIELTEDRFQLTIMIMIE from the coding sequence ATGGATGCTGCAACGATCGAAGGATATTATCGAATTGTTTCAATCTTATATACGATCGGGATTCAGGCGATGACAGCCTTTTTTCTGGATAAGATGACCCAGGCCTTTTTAAAACAAAAAAGTAGTCAGTCAGGGATCGTTGGGATCGTATATTTTGTTAGTGTTATGCTGATGTATTTTATTCCCTATGAAATTGAAAATACGGTTGTCTATTTTATTGGAATGGTCGTTTCATTTGTAACGATGCTTTGTGTATTTAAAGGAAACACTCAAATTAAGTTATTTGTAGTTGTTACTTTTTTTGCCGTGCGTTGGTTGGGCTTATCGATGGGCAGCTGTATCTATATTCCTATTTCTGATGTTGCTCAAAATATGATGGAAAACATGGGCGGTAGTTCTTTTGCAGAACTATGGCAATACAATTTCATTTTATATGTCGGGTTAACATTATTCGATCTTGTTGTAAATTGTATTTTTGTTGGAATTCCGGTATTAATCATTATTAAAACATTTGTTTATAAAAAGGCAAGATATCGTGTCAAAGAAACCATTTTTTTATTAGTTCCAGCAATATCAGGACTGCTTAGTTATGTCATTATGCGAAATTATAATAATGTTTATGAACAGATGTTGGGGATAGATATTTATAGCTCTGCTCCTTATTTTTATGGGTTCAGGTTTTTAAGTGACTTTATTTCGATAATGACGATTGTTGTCGTGATCGTTCTGTTTCAAAATTTAGAGCAAAAAAAAGAAGAAGAGCAAAAACGGTATCAATTGCAACGTCAGATAAAAGATATTCAATCACATATTAGCGAAATCGAACAGCTTTATCAGCAAATTAAAGGCGTGAAACACGATGTTAAAAACCATGTGACAACAGTGGAAAGTCTTATTGAACAAAAAAACTATGCCGAAGCAACTAAATATTTAAGTTCCATGAATAAGGCCGTGGAAATATTGGATCATCATTTTAAAACCGGGAATCCGATAACCGATGTTATTATAAATGGAAAATATAACGAAGCGATTAAAAAAAATATTAAATTTCAGTCGAAATTTGCATTTCCGAGTGATACCAATATTGATGCATTTGATTTAAGTATTATCCTGAATAACGCGCTTGAAAATGCGATTGAAGCAAGTCAAAAAGGTGCGAACGGTTTTGTCACGATTGAATCTTTCAGAAAGAAAAATACATATTTGCTGATGGTGGAGAATAGTTATGGTGGTTCAATCGAAATGGATGAAACCAGCGGTCTTCCCTTGACATCAAAAGATGATGGCAATTTTCACGGAATGGGTCTGATAAATTTGCGCGAGGTGGCAAAAAAATATTACGGTGATATTGAAATAGAATTAACCGAAGATCGATTTCAGTTAACGATTATGATCATGATCGAATAA
- a CDS encoding PhzF family phenazine biosynthesis protein encodes MDYYHVDVFSSQVLSGNGLTVIFHEEDLEAQYMQNIAQEFKQFETIFLRVIGEKHFRARIFTVEEELDFAGHPILGAVATIHKKRYSDENNIAVEFELNAKTLQAQSIKISDYFQATMNQGVPEFLGRVENEGKDNLLHALNLTSDNLYHELPMEVVTTGLSYLIVPLASGLEQAKISVDHFEMMLSKIDAKFVYVFDVDNREGRTWDNLGAVEDVATGSAAGAVAAYLYKWNICKTTEDIILNQGRFVGRPSQIKVWADQSTGEINVVGDVKIIAEGALFL; translated from the coding sequence ATGGACTATTATCATGTTGACGTATTCAGTTCCCAGGTTTTATCTGGAAATGGACTGACGGTTATCTTTCATGAAGAAGATCTGGAAGCACAATATATGCAAAACATCGCGCAGGAATTTAAGCAATTTGAAACTATTTTTCTGAGGGTGATAGGCGAAAAACACTTTCGTGCAAGAATATTTACAGTTGAGGAAGAATTGGATTTTGCCGGACATCCGATCTTGGGGGCGGTAGCAACGATTCATAAAAAACGATACTCCGATGAAAATAACATCGCCGTTGAATTTGAGTTAAACGCTAAAACATTACAAGCTCAGTCGATTAAAATCAGTGATTATTTTCAAGCCACAATGAATCAGGGTGTTCCTGAATTTTTAGGTCGTGTTGAAAATGAAGGGAAAGATAATTTATTGCATGCGTTAAATCTTACCTCTGATAATCTATATCACGAACTCCCCATGGAGGTTGTGACAACCGGATTGTCTTATTTAATTGTGCCTCTTGCGTCGGGGCTGGAACAGGCAAAAATAAGCGTTGATCATTTTGAGATGATGTTGAGCAAGATCGATGCAAAGTTTGTTTATGTGTTTGATGTTGACAACCGGGAGGGCCGTACATGGGACAATTTGGGAGCGGTAGAAGATGTGGCAACTGGCAGTGCCGCCGGAGCAGTTGCGGCTTATCTATATAAATGGAATATCTGCAAAACAACAGAAGACATCATTTTAAACCAAGGCCGTTTTGTGGGAAGACCCAGTCAGATAAAAGTTTGGGCTGATCAATCGACGGGTGAAATAAACGTGGTTGGCGATGTCAAGATAATAGCCGAAGGAGCGTTATTCTTGTAA